From the Flavobacteriales bacterium genome, one window contains:
- a CDS encoding DUF305 domain-containing protein: protein MQHSDSQTGGTYRSFFITLAISFVVMYLVMFLNIDRLEHFYLSNTRTYMTLLMVMPMALIKLIAMRKMYTNKKMNTAIALGAVLIFLASLAFLRNQTFIGDEEYMDAMIPHHSSAIMTSQKAQISDPELKKLAEEIIKAQEKEIAQMKEILERLEGEQH, encoded by the coding sequence ATGCAACACTCGGATTCACAGACAGGAGGAACTTATCGATCCTTCTTCATCACGCTGGCTATCTCATTCGTGGTCATGTACCTGGTCATGTTCTTGAACATCGACCGCTTGGAGCATTTCTATCTAAGCAATACACGTACTTACATGACCTTGCTGATGGTCATGCCTATGGCATTGATCAAGTTGATCGCAATGAGGAAGATGTATACAAATAAGAAGATGAATACAGCTATAGCCTTGGGTGCGGTGTTGATTTTTCTTGCTTCATTGGCCTTCCTGCGTAATCAGACATTTATAGGGGATGAGGAGTATATGGATGCCATGATCCCTCACCACAGTAGCGCCATCATGACCAGTCAAAAAGCACAGATCAGTGATCCCGAGCTTAAGAAATTGGCTGAGGAGATCATCAAGGCTCAGGAGAAGGAGATCGCCCAGATGAAGGAGATCCTGGAGCGGCTAGAAGGAGAGCAACACTGA